The genome window CCGCGATGGAAAGCCCCTGCGGTCGAGGCGAGCCGATCGGCAATATGCCGAGCGCCCGCGCGAAGCCTGATCCTTGGCCCCGGGATCTCCACCGCGCCGGTTCCGAGCTTGAACCGGGTGAGCCCCGGAAGCCGCTTCGCATCGACGAAGCCGAGATCGAGCCGGGTCGCCCCGCGCGCATGGCCCGCGCGCATCGCCTCCCAGATGAGCAGGTTGTGGGCGGAGCAGGCGCGGCCCGACGGTGAGCTGTAGCCGATATGATATCGCATTCCCCGCCCCCAGAAGATGCAAGTGATCCCCGCGACACGGGCGCCGTCCTTCCAGGCGGTCCAGCTTTCGACGGCGCGGGCATCGAGTTCCGCGAGCCTGCGGAGCCATGCCGGAGGAAGTGCGCGATAGCCGCGGTCCTTCCTCTGTCGTGTCTCCTCGGCGATAAGCCATTCCGAACACCCCCCGTGATGCCGGATTACAAGGCCCGCGCGTTCGGCGGCGGTCAGGCGGTTGCGCCATTTCTTGGACAGGTCCGCGCGCATGTTGTTGTGAAGCGTGATCTCGGCCCGGGCGGGCATGGAACCCAGAGCGATCCCTGCTTCGGGTGACATGACGAACGTTCCGCGCGGAAGGACCGGATCGAACCGGATCGCTGCGCCTGACAGCGGATGCGTCCCGTGGGGGAGCCAGAGGCATCGCAGCGGTCCGAGCCCGCGTTCGATCCCCTGTGCTATGGCGACGGACCTACCCCCTTCGACGAAATGGTAGCGGCGCGCGCGCGCGCCGAAGCCCGCGGCGATCTCACCATAGGCCCAGCTTTGCTCGAACGGTGCGTCGCATGCCAGCGCGGACCATTCGTCCCGGTCGAGATCGTCGCATGTCCATCCCATCGATGCGAGATTGCGGCAGGATGGTTACCGCGCCGTTAAGACCTCAGCGATAGAGCAACGATTGCCCGTCCTTGAAGATGTGCACGCGGTCGGGTTTCGCCCCGAGCTTGACCGTGCGCCCGCGCAGATCGTTGTGGATGCCCTGCAGCTTGGCGATCACTGCGGCATCGCCCTTTTCGAGATCCTCGATCGAGGCGTTGCCGGTCTCGAAATAGAGGAGCGTCACCTCGCCCAGGGCCTCGGTGATGTCGACGCTGCCCTCGAAGATGTAGTCCTCGCCCTCGGCGGCGACGAAATCCTCGGGGCGCACCCCGATCTTGACCTTCGCGCCCATGTCGCCCTCATGCGAGGGGTAATCCGATTGCGCCGTTCCCCCGCCCGCGAGCTTGACCGTCGTGCGCTCTCCGGTGCCGGTGATCTCGCCTTCGAGGAGGTTCATCGCGGGGCTGCCGATGAACTGCGCCACGAATTCGTTCTCCGGCTTCTGGTAAAGTTCGAGCGGCGTGCCCACCTGGCTGATCCCGCCGCCGGCGAGAACGACGATCCTGGTCGCCAATGTCATGGCCTCGACCTGGTCATGCGTGACGTAGATCATCGTGCTGTCGGGCATGTTCTCCTTCAGCTGCGCGATCTCGATCCGGGTGGCGACCCGCAGCGCGGCGTCGAGATTCGAGAGCGGCTCGTCGAAAAGATAGACCTTGGGGTCGCGCACGATCGAACGACCGATCGCCACGCGCTGTCGCTGACCGCCCGAAAGCGCCTTGGGCAACCGGTCCAGATAAGGTTCGAGTTGCAGGATCCGCGCGGCCTTCTTGATGGCGGCGTCGATCTCGTCCTTGGACTTCTTCGCGATCTTGAGCGCGAACGCCATGTTGTCGCGCACCGTCATGTGCGGATAGAGGGCGTAGGACTGGAACACCATCGCGATGCCGCGTTGCGCGGGCGGCACGTTGTTCACGACGCGCCCGTCGATCTTGAGCTCGCCCCCGGTGATCCGCTCGAGCCCCGCGATCATCCGCAGGAGCGTCGATTTCCCGCAGCCCGAAGGCCCGACGAAGACGATCAGCTCGCCCTGCTTGATGTCCAGGTTGATGTCGCTCAGAACCTTTACGCTGCCATAGGACTTGGCAACGTCGGTCATCTTCAGATCGGCCATGAAACTCCCTCCCTCAAATCCCGTTCGCGGTCGCGAAGGCCGCTTCCCACGGCGGCACCGTGACCGTCGCGCCATCGGCAGCAGATGCGAAAGGTGCCGTTTCGTCCAGTGTCCATTCACCCTCTGGCAATGCCACCTCCAGCGGGTGTTCCGTCAGGTTGAACGCGCAGAAGAGCCGCTCGCCCTCGCCATCGCGAAGGATCGTCAGAAGATCGTCGTCGGCATGGAGGATCTCCAGATCCCCCTTGGCGAGCGCCGGGTGACGTTTGCGGAACCTCAGCATCGCCCTGTAGAAGAGCAGCGTCGAGTCGGGATCGCGTTCCTGTACGCTCACCGCCCGCTCGACATGTTCGACCGCGACGGGAAGCCAGGGTTTTGCGTCGGTGAAGCCACCCGAATGGTCGGTATTCCAGGGCATCGGCGTGCGCGCGCCGTCGCGCCCCTTGAACCGTGGCCAGAACCGCTTGCCGTAGGGATCGCGCAGATCCTCGAACGGGACATAGGCCTCGGTCAGGCCGAGCTCTTCCCCCTGGTAGAGACAAACGGACCCCTTCAACGACATGAGGATCGCAGCGTAGAGCTTCTTCTGTCCTTCCTCGAGATCCCAGCGCGAGGCGGAGCGCACCGTATCGTGGTTCGAGAAGGCCCAGCAGGCCCAGCCGTCCTTTACCACGCGCTCGAATTTCTCGAGGACGTGACGGATCCGGCTGCCGGTCGGAAAGGCGTTTGCCAGAAAGTCGAAATCATAGGCCATATGCAGCCGACCGTCCGACGTATAGGCGGCCTGCGTCTCCATTCCGCGCTGGCTCTCGCCGATTTCGCCCACGCTGGTGATGGCGGGGTATTCGTCGAGAAGCTGCCGGAAACGCTTGAGGAAATGAAGGTTCTCGGGCTGGGTCTTGCTGAACAGGTGATCCTGGAAATTGTAGGGATTGACCGCCGGGGCCGTATTGTCGTTGCGATCCTCGGGCCGGAGGGGCGGGTTGTCGCGCAGTTCGGCATCGTGAAAGTAGAAGTTCACGACGTCGAGCCTGAAGCCGTCGACGCCACGGTCTAGCCAGTAGCGCGCGAGGTCCAGAAGCTCGTCCTGGACGGCCTCGTTGTGAAAGTTCAGATCCGGCTGCTCGATCAGGAAGTTGTGCAGGTAATACTGCATTCGTTCCGAATCCCATTCCCAGGCCGACCCGCCGAAGATCGAGAGCCAGTTGTTGGGCGGCGATCCGTCAGGTTTCGGATCGGCCCAGACGTACCAGTCCGACTTTGAATTGTCGCGCGACGCACGGCTTTCGCGGAACCAGCGATGGTCGGACGATGTGTGGTTCAGGACCAGATCGATCAGCACCCGGATCCCGAGCGTATGGGCGCGCTGGATCAGCGCATCGAAATCCCCGTTTGAGCCGAAGATCGGATCGACCTCGCGAAAGGCCGATATGTCGTATCCGAAATCGCGCATGGGCGAGCGGAAGAAGGGCGATACCCAGATTGCATCGACACCGAGCTTCTTGAGGTAATCCATCCGATGGATGATTCCCGAGAGGTCGCCGATCCCGTCGTCGTTCGAATCCTGGAACGAGCGCGGATAGATCTGGTAGATTACCGCGCCGCGCCACCAATCGGGGTCGGGTGCCGCGGCCTCGATGGGGCGGGCGGTCGAATGGTCGTGAAAGGCCATGTTTTACTTGACTGATCCTGCAAGGAGACCGCGCACGAGAAAGCGTTGCATCGAGAAAAACACGATCAACGGCACGGCAATGGAAACGAAGGCGGCAGTGGCGAGGATCCCCCAATCCCCGCCGCGCGAGCCCAGAAGGTCGTCGGCGATCTTGACGGTCATCACCTTGGACGCGTCGTCGGACGGCAGAAACACCTTGGCGACGAGCAGATCGTTCCAGGTCCAGAGGAACTGGAAGATCGAGAAAGCCGCGAGGGCCGGCAGGCTGAGAGGCAGGATGATCCGCACGAAGAGCTCGAAATCGGTCGCACCGTCGACCTTGGCGCTTTCGATGATGTCTCGCGGCAGTCCCGCCATGTAGTTTCGCAACAGGTAAACGGCGAGCGGCATACCGAATGCCGTATGCGCGAACCATATCCCCATGAAGCTCTGACCGATCCCGATGCGGTTGTGCAGGTCGAGCATCGGCACCAGCGCCAGTTGCAGCGGCACGACGAGGAGCCCCACCACGGCCGCGATGAGAACGCCGCGGCCCGGAAAGTCCATCCAAGCCAGCGCATAGGCGGCGAAGGCCGCGATCAGGATGGGGATGATCGTGGCGGGCACCGTGACGGTCAGCGTGTTGATGAAGGCGCGGTCCATGTTGTCCGCGCTCAGCACCTGCCGGTAATTGGCGAGCGTGAATTCCGGCGGCGAGGCGGCGGCGAAATAGATCCGCTGCCCGCGATCGCCCGGATCCTCGGGCGTTGTCCAGCGGTAGCTGCCGTCGGCATCGACGGTCAGCGTTTCGCCATCGCCGAGATCGGCCGTCGTTCCGGCCTCGAACTCGGTCGGGTTGACGCCGCGCGTGCCGAAGGCGGTGATGTCGCTGCCCCCATCGGGGAAATAGCTCGCCGCCTCCGGGTCGTC of Palleronia sp. LCG004 contains these proteins:
- a CDS encoding GNAT family N-acetyltransferase — protein: MGWTCDDLDRDEWSALACDAPFEQSWAYGEIAAGFGARARRYHFVEGGRSVAIAQGIERGLGPLRCLWLPHGTHPLSGAAIRFDPVLPRGTFVMSPEAGIALGSMPARAEITLHNNMRADLSKKWRNRLTAAERAGLVIRHHGGCSEWLIAEETRQRKDRGYRALPPAWLRRLAELDARAVESWTAWKDGARVAGITCIFWGRGMRYHIGYSSPSGRACSAHNLLIWEAMRAGHARGATRLDLGFVDAKRLPGLTRFKLGTGAVEIPGPRIRLRAGARHIADRLASTAGAFHRGPSVK
- a CDS encoding sn-glycerol-3-phosphate ABC transporter ATP-binding protein UgpC, producing MADLKMTDVAKSYGSVKVLSDINLDIKQGELIVFVGPSGCGKSTLLRMIAGLERITGGELKIDGRVVNNVPPAQRGIAMVFQSYALYPHMTVRDNMAFALKIAKKSKDEIDAAIKKAARILQLEPYLDRLPKALSGGQRQRVAIGRSIVRDPKVYLFDEPLSNLDAALRVATRIEIAQLKENMPDSTMIYVTHDQVEAMTLATRIVVLAGGGISQVGTPLELYQKPENEFVAQFIGSPAMNLLEGEITGTGERTTVKLAGGGTAQSDYPSHEGDMGAKVKIGVRPEDFVAAEGEDYIFEGSVDITEALGEVTLLYFETGNASIEDLEKGDAAVIAKLQGIHNDLRGRTVKLGAKPDRVHIFKDGQSLLYR
- a CDS encoding carbohydrate ABC transporter permease; this encodes MDNIAGQKSSLTWATHISVVFLVVIWLVPTLGLFVSSFRERDQISASGWWEAPFAVELTARGRTASDATPDGDGFVVTGNIYDDPEAASYFPDGGSDITAFGTRGVNPTEFEAGTTADLGDGETLTVDADGSYRWTTPEDPGDRGQRIYFAAASPPEFTLANYRQVLSADNMDRAFINTLTVTVPATIIPILIAAFAAYALAWMDFPGRGVLIAAVVGLLVVPLQLALVPMLDLHNRIGIGQSFMGIWFAHTAFGMPLAVYLLRNYMAGLPRDIIESAKVDGATDFELFVRIILPLSLPALAAFSIFQFLWTWNDLLVAKVFLPSDDASKVMTVKIADDLLGSRGGDWGILATAAFVSIAVPLIVFFSMQRFLVRGLLAGSVK
- a CDS encoding alpha-glucosidase family protein: MAFHDHSTARPIEAAAPDPDWWRGAVIYQIYPRSFQDSNDDGIGDLSGIIHRMDYLKKLGVDAIWVSPFFRSPMRDFGYDISAFREVDPIFGSNGDFDALIQRAHTLGIRVLIDLVLNHTSSDHRWFRESRASRDNSKSDWYVWADPKPDGSPPNNWLSIFGGSAWEWDSERMQYYLHNFLIEQPDLNFHNEAVQDELLDLARYWLDRGVDGFRLDVVNFYFHDAELRDNPPLRPEDRNDNTAPAVNPYNFQDHLFSKTQPENLHFLKRFRQLLDEYPAITSVGEIGESQRGMETQAAYTSDGRLHMAYDFDFLANAFPTGSRIRHVLEKFERVVKDGWACWAFSNHDTVRSASRWDLEEGQKKLYAAILMSLKGSVCLYQGEELGLTEAYVPFEDLRDPYGKRFWPRFKGRDGARTPMPWNTDHSGGFTDAKPWLPVAVEHVERAVSVQERDPDSTLLFYRAMLRFRKRHPALAKGDLEILHADDDLLTILRDGEGERLFCAFNLTEHPLEVALPEGEWTLDETAPFASAADGATVTVPPWEAAFATANGI